From the genome of Chelonia mydas isolate rCheMyd1 chromosome 2, rCheMyd1.pri.v2, whole genome shotgun sequence, one region includes:
- the LSM5 gene encoding U6 snRNA-associated Sm-like protein LSm5 — protein sequence MAANATTNPSQLLPLELVDKCIGSRIHIVMKSDKEIVGTLLGFDDFVNMVLEDVTEFEITPEGRRITKLDQILLNGNNITMLVPGGEGPEV from the exons ATGGCGGCCAACGCGACGACCAACCCGTCTCAGCTCCTGCCGCTCG AGCTTGTGGACAAGTGTATAGGTTCACGTATTCACATTGTGATGAAGAGTGATAAAGAAATTGTTGGCACACTCCTAGGATTTGATGACTTCGTCA ATATGGTGTTAGAGGATGTTACAGAGTT CGAAATCACACCTGAAGGAAGAAGAATCACAAAATTGGATCAGATCTTGCTAAATGGAAATAACATAACAATG CTGGTTCCTGGAGGAGAAGGACCTGAAGTGTAA